The sequence below is a genomic window from Sphingomonas jaspsi DSM 18422.
GCTGCTGGCCGGGCTGGAGTCGGGTGCCGCGGTGCGCATCACCGAACCGGTGCCGAGCCGCGATCATAGCGAAATCATGCTGTCGCGCTTCGGCTGCCCCGTCAGCGTCGACGATACCGAAGCCGGCTGGGTGACGACGCTGGGCGAACATCGGGCGCTGAGCGGCTGCAAGATCGCGGTCGGCAGCGACCCCTCCTCCGCCGCCTTCCCGCTGGTCGCCGCCGCGATCGTTGCCGGATCGGACGTCACCGCGACCGGCGTGCTGGTCAATCCGCTGCGCACCGGTGTCTATGAGACGCTGGAGCGGATGGGGGCCGAGATGGAGCTGTCGAACGAACGGCTGCAGTCGGGCGAAATCGTCGCCGACATCCGGGTTCGCGCGTCGGCGCTGCGGCCCTGCCACGTGACGGCCGAGCAGGTCCCCGCGATGATCGACGAAATCCCGATCCTGGCGGTCGCCTGCGCCTATGCCGAGGGCGAAAGCGTGATCGAGGGGCTGGCCGAACTGCGGGTCAAGGAAAGCGACCGGCTGGGCGCGGTGGTGGCAGGGCTGACGGCGTGCGGCGTGGCCGCGCTGGCTGACGGCGATGCGCTGCGCATCTTCGGTCGCGGATCGGTGCGCGGCGGCGCCAATGTCACCACCCACGGCGATCA
It includes:
- the aroA gene encoding 3-phosphoshikimate 1-carboxyvinyltransferase → MSLTSKRGDPLCGTVSVPGDKSCSHRALIFGAMAAGETQISGLLESEDVLATARAVAAFGATVERTGPGEWRVVGGPWQSPAGPVDCGNSGTAVRLLMGAVAGMDGVTATFTGDESLSKRPMRRVTGLLERMGAKIEGGDTLPITIHGTRLGGIDHRNVPASAQVKSALLLAGLESGAAVRITEPVPSRDHSEIMLSRFGCPVSVDDTEAGWVTTLGEHRALSGCKIAVGSDPSSAAFPLVAAAIVAGSDVTATGVLVNPLRTGVYETLERMGAEMELSNERLQSGEIVADIRVRASALRPCHVTAEQVPAMIDEIPILAVACAYAEGESVIEGLAELRVKESDRLGAVVAGLTACGVAALADGDALRIFGRGSVRGGANVTTHGDHRIAMAFLTLGLASEQPVSVDEPEMIATSFPGYVELMQGLGADIA